A genomic region of Prosthecobacter sp. contains the following coding sequences:
- a CDS encoding Hsp20/alpha crystallin family protein, which translates to MSALTTWNPLRELGNLENRLERLFGTNFPSRNGEKEAMTVSQWTPLVDISEDANEYLVKAELPELKKEEVKVNVENGELTISGERKIEKEEKGKKFHRIERSYGSFLRSFTLPEAVSGDKVSAEFKDGMLTVHLPKDEKAKPKTIEVKVQ; encoded by the coding sequence ATGAGTGCATTAACAACCTGGAATCCTCTTCGTGAACTCGGCAATCTGGAGAACCGCCTCGAACGTCTCTTTGGGACGAACTTCCCCTCAAGAAACGGTGAAAAAGAAGCCATGACCGTCTCCCAATGGACGCCGCTGGTGGACATCAGCGAAGATGCCAACGAGTACCTCGTCAAAGCCGAGCTGCCGGAGCTGAAGAAGGAGGAAGTGAAAGTGAACGTCGAGAACGGCGAGCTTACCATCTCGGGCGAGCGCAAAATCGAGAAGGAGGAGAAGGGGAAGAAATTCCACCGCATCGAACGCTCCTATGGCAGCTTCCTGCGCAGTTTCACCCTGCCTGAAGCCGTCAGCGGCGACAAAGTCTCAGCCGAGTTCAAGGATGGCATGCTGACGGTGCATCTGCCCAAGGATGAAAAGGCCAAGCCGAAAACCATCGAGGTCAAGGTGCAGTAG
- a CDS encoding DUF2934 domain-containing protein: protein MNQTPPTTPQRHFDETRMLAYHLWQRDNCPPGQDLKYWLQAEEQLFGKRPAQSKPVAAAGNRKLIAAKRDATPAGNGSAKRQPGNAKKAAKAR, encoded by the coding sequence ATGAACCAGACACCTCCCACAACACCTCAACGTCACTTCGATGAAACCCGCATGCTGGCCTATCACCTTTGGCAGCGGGACAACTGCCCTCCCGGTCAAGATCTCAAATACTGGCTTCAAGCCGAGGAGCAGCTTTTCGGCAAACGTCCCGCACAAAGCAAACCTGTGGCGGCAGCCGGAAATCGGAAATTGATCGCGGCGAAACGTGATGCCACGCCTGCTGGCAATGGCTCTGCAAAGCGCCAGCCAGGGAACGCTAAAAAAGCAGCCAAAGCGCGCTGA